The following proteins come from a genomic window of Neptunomonas concharum:
- the mltG gene encoding endolytic transglycosylase MltG gives MKALLKLSVVLLLVAMTVAYWLWQDMNRYIKSPLVLSEPVSSFIVPKGSSFNQLLMKLEGEGIITKPLYFKIFATLEKLSHQVKAGEYRIDENMTPKSLLMLFVSGKSVQHYFTIIEGSTFAQVRQALEKHSDILAIELSDKSDREILEAIGAKELHPEGLFLAETYGAERGTSDLDILKRSYRAQQDLLRSLWEKRNKDLPYATPYDALVMASIVEKETAVPEERPVIAGVFVKRLNIGMKLQTDPTVIYGMGDKYQGNITRKDLRTPTPYNTYTIEGLPPTPIAMVGPEAIQAALNPEVGKWLYFVAKGDGTHQFSASLKDHNRAVRAYQLKRKQSYRSTPES, from the coding sequence TTGAAAGCTTTGTTGAAATTATCTGTTGTTCTGTTACTGGTGGCTATGACCGTTGCGTATTGGCTGTGGCAGGATATGAATCGTTATATTAAATCCCCTCTAGTACTTTCAGAGCCTGTTTCCTCATTTATCGTGCCTAAAGGAAGTTCTTTTAATCAACTGCTAATGAAGTTGGAAGGTGAAGGTATTATCACTAAGCCGCTTTATTTTAAAATTTTTGCGACCTTAGAGAAACTTAGCCATCAAGTGAAAGCAGGTGAGTACCGTATTGATGAGAATATGACGCCTAAGTCGCTTTTAATGTTATTCGTGTCGGGCAAAAGTGTTCAGCATTATTTTACAATTATCGAAGGCAGTACCTTTGCTCAGGTCAGGCAAGCGCTTGAGAAACACTCTGATATCCTAGCGATCGAACTGAGTGATAAAAGTGATAGGGAGATACTGGAGGCGATTGGTGCTAAAGAGCTTCACCCTGAAGGTCTGTTTTTGGCAGAAACCTATGGTGCTGAAAGAGGTACAAGCGATCTAGATATTCTTAAGCGTAGCTATCGTGCTCAGCAGGACTTGTTGCGTTCTTTATGGGAAAAGCGAAATAAAGACCTACCTTACGCAACTCCTTATGACGCTTTGGTTATGGCATCAATAGTAGAGAAAGAGACTGCCGTACCTGAAGAGAGACCTGTTATTGCTGGTGTGTTTGTAAAGCGTTTAAATATCGGTATGAAGTTGCAAACCGATCCTACCGTGATTTATGGTATGGGGGATAAATATCAGGGTAATATTACACGCAAGGATTTACGAACACCGACCCCTTACAATACCTATACAATAGAGGGGCTACCGCCTACGCCGATTGCAATGGTGGGACCAGAAGCGATTCAGGCTGCATTAAATCCAGAGGTGGGTAAATGGCTCTATTTTGTAGCGAAAGGTGATGGCACTCATCAGTTTTCCGCATCACTTAAAGACCATAATAGAGCCGTCAGGGCTTATCAATTAAAACGCAAGCAAAGTTACCGATCTACGCCGGAGTCATGA
- the pabC gene encoding aminodeoxychorismate lyase, translated as MIRAVRPLSLFHRMGAIRSAAILVNGQFSSSVSAADRGLSYGDGLFETIQIRKGRALLWDDHIQRLHHGCIRLGISTEGLRQRIEADFQVLLTTVDNAKYAHGVFKVIVTRGEGLRGYFPTPDNPTTTVSQISSAPDWSQQSRHGISVRTCKTPLSINPLLAGIKHLNRLEQVIARGEWDDPFIAEGLMMDTEGFLVEGTMSNLFFIRDSVLHTPLLDRCGIVGVVRQAVLKIAQKEGIQTREERYRLDDLLQSTEVFLCNSVINICPIVRLGNTTWPVGRLTQTLQSLLEKEYCV; from the coding sequence ATGATAAGGGCCGTAAGGCCCTTATCGCTATTTCATAGGATGGGCGCTATTCGTTCTGCTGCAATATTAGTCAATGGACAATTTTCCTCCTCGGTATCTGCCGCTGACCGTGGTCTTAGTTACGGAGATGGTTTGTTTGAGACTATTCAGATTCGAAAGGGTAGAGCACTGTTATGGGATGATCATATACAACGGCTCCATCATGGGTGTATCCGCCTTGGAATCTCTACTGAAGGTTTGCGCCAACGAATTGAAGCGGATTTTCAGGTATTACTGACGACTGTCGATAACGCTAAGTATGCTCATGGGGTGTTTAAGGTCATAGTTACGCGCGGAGAAGGTCTTCGGGGTTACTTTCCTACACCTGATAATCCTACTACCACTGTTAGCCAAATAAGCAGTGCACCGGATTGGTCTCAGCAATCACGGCATGGAATTTCAGTACGTACATGTAAGACCCCTCTATCCATTAACCCCTTACTTGCTGGAATTAAGCACCTTAATCGACTGGAACAGGTTATAGCCCGAGGGGAGTGGGATGATCCATTTATTGCTGAAGGGCTGATGATGGACACTGAGGGCTTTCTGGTAGAAGGTACGATGAGCAATCTGTTCTTTATTCGTGATAGTGTTTTGCACACACCGCTATTAGACCGGTGCGGCATAGTCGGTGTTGTAAGGCAGGCTGTATTGAAAATCGCGCAGAAAGAGGGTATTCAGACCCGTGAAGAGCGTTATCGTTTAGATGATCTACTTCAGTCTACCGAAGTTTTCCTATGTAACTCGGTGATAAACATCTGCCCTATCGTTCGCTTGGGAAACACAACATGGCCGGTAGGAAGGCTCACTCAAACATTACAGTCGTTGCTTGAAAAGGAATATTGCGTTTGA
- the fabF gene encoding beta-ketoacyl-ACP synthase II, whose amino-acid sequence MSRRRVVVTGLGMLTPVGNTVTGTWESILAGKSGAAAIEHFDASQFSTRFSASVKNFDVSEYMSPKDARKMDLFIQYGMAAASQAIKDSGIEVTDANASRIGCAIGSGIGGLSLIESTYNTLKTSSPRRISPFFVPGSIINMISGNLAIQYGFKGPNIAITTACTTGTHNIGSAMRMIQYGDADVMLAGGAEMATTELGVGGFGAARALSTRNDEPQRASRPWDRDRDGFVLGDGAGVVVIEEYEHAKARGAQIYCELVGFGMSDDAHHMTAPPETGEGAASSMANAIRDAGLNPDQVQYINAHGTSTPAGDLAETNAAKLVFGSSVANVRMSSTKSMIGHLLGAAGAVEAIFSILAIRDQVAPPTINLDNPSDGCDLNYVPHQAQTCEIEATASNSFGFGGTNGTLVFRKI is encoded by the coding sequence ATGTCTCGAAGAAGGGTGGTAGTTACCGGATTAGGTATGTTGACACCGGTAGGTAACACTGTTACGGGTACTTGGGAGAGTATTCTCGCTGGAAAAAGTGGCGCTGCAGCGATCGAGCATTTTGATGCTTCCCAGTTTTCTACACGTTTCTCTGCTTCGGTTAAAAACTTCGATGTCTCGGAATATATGAGCCCGAAGGATGCCCGAAAAATGGATCTCTTTATCCAGTATGGTATGGCGGCTGCATCTCAAGCGATCAAGGATTCAGGTATCGAGGTGACTGATGCAAACGCAAGCCGTATCGGTTGTGCTATTGGCTCTGGCATTGGCGGCTTAAGCCTAATCGAAAGCACTTACAATACCCTGAAAACCAGCAGCCCACGACGTATATCCCCCTTCTTTGTACCTGGTAGTATCATCAATATGATATCGGGCAACTTGGCAATTCAATATGGATTCAAAGGGCCAAATATCGCTATCACTACCGCTTGTACAACGGGTACGCACAATATTGGTTCGGCAATGCGTATGATTCAGTATGGTGATGCAGATGTTATGTTGGCCGGTGGTGCGGAGATGGCGACGACAGAGCTGGGTGTTGGGGGCTTTGGTGCTGCGAGGGCGCTTTCGACTCGTAACGATGAGCCACAACGTGCCAGCCGTCCTTGGGATAGAGATCGTGATGGATTTGTACTAGGTGATGGTGCCGGTGTTGTTGTTATTGAAGAGTATGAACATGCCAAAGCACGAGGCGCTCAGATTTACTGTGAATTGGTAGGTTTTGGTATGAGCGATGATGCGCATCATATGACAGCACCTCCCGAAACGGGCGAAGGTGCAGCAAGCTCGATGGCGAATGCTATTCGTGATGCGGGCCTGAATCCTGATCAGGTGCAGTATATCAATGCGCACGGCACCTCGACTCCGGCTGGAGACCTAGCTGAAACGAATGCAGCGAAGTTGGTTTTTGGATCATCCGTTGCGAATGTTCGAATGAGCTCTACCAAATCGATGATTGGACACCTATTAGGCGCTGCTGGGGCGGTTGAAGCGATCTTCTCGATTCTAGCTATTCGAGACCAGGTAGCTCCTCCAACGATTAATTTGGACAACCCATCTGACGGGTGTGACCTGAATTACGTCCCCCATCAAGCGCAAACGTGTGAGATTGAGGCTACCGCTTCTAACTCTTTTGGGTTTGGTGGTACGAATGGCACACTGGTTTTCCGTAAAATCTGA
- the acpP gene encoding acyl carrier protein, which translates to MSNIEERVKKIIAEQLGVKEEEVTNEASFVEDLGADSLDTVELVMALEEEFETEIPDEEAEKITTVQLAIDYVNAHQ; encoded by the coding sequence ATGAGCAATATTGAAGAGCGCGTTAAGAAGATCATCGCGGAACAGCTGGGTGTTAAAGAAGAAGAAGTAACTAACGAAGCTTCTTTTGTTGAAGACTTAGGTGCTGATTCTCTGGATACCGTTGAGTTGGTTATGGCTCTGGAAGAAGAGTTCGAAACTGAGATTCCTGATGAAGAAGCTGAAAAGATCACAACTGTTCAGCTAGCAATCGATTACGTAAACGCTCATCAGTAA
- the fabG gene encoding 3-oxoacyl-ACP reductase FabG: MSIEGKVALVTGATRGIGKAIALELGRQGAVVVGTATSDTGAQSISDYLAEAGIQGRGLTLDVSCAESVESVVKSIQETFGPVAILVNNAGITRDNIMMRMKDDEWDSVLNTNLTSVYRVVKACLRGMTKARWGRIISVSSVVASMGNAGQANYAAAKSGMEGFTRALAREIGSRNITVNCVAPGFIDTDMTSGLPEEHKAALQSQIPMNRLGRPEEVASVIGFLASEGGAYVTGESIQVNGGMYMS, encoded by the coding sequence ATGAGTATTGAGGGTAAAGTTGCGCTGGTAACAGGTGCGACACGTGGTATTGGTAAGGCGATTGCGCTTGAGTTGGGTCGTCAAGGTGCAGTCGTGGTAGGCACGGCAACCAGTGATACAGGGGCACAGTCTATTAGTGACTACCTTGCTGAAGCAGGCATTCAAGGGCGTGGACTGACGTTAGATGTTTCTTGCGCAGAGTCGGTGGAATCTGTCGTTAAATCCATACAGGAAACGTTTGGACCTGTTGCGATTCTCGTCAATAATGCAGGCATCACGCGTGATAACATCATGATGCGCATGAAAGATGATGAATGGGATTCTGTTCTTAACACTAATTTGACTTCTGTCTATAGGGTCGTAAAAGCTTGCTTGCGTGGTATGACAAAAGCGCGCTGGGGGCGTATCATCAGTGTCAGCTCTGTCGTGGCTTCTATGGGTAATGCCGGTCAAGCTAACTATGCTGCTGCAAAATCAGGAATGGAAGGTTTCACTCGCGCTTTAGCAAGGGAAATCGGTTCGCGTAATATTACAGTGAATTGTGTGGCACCTGGATTTATTGATACAGATATGACCAGTGGCCTTCCAGAGGAGCACAAAGCGGCTCTGCAATCACAGATTCCTATGAATCGTCTGGGACGTCCAGAAGAGGTTGCATCGGTCATCGGATTTCTTGCCAGCGAAGGTGGGGCGTATGTTACCGGTGAGTCTATTCAGGTGAATGGCGGCATGTACATGAGTTAA